CCGCCCTTCGCCCGCCAAGGCGTCGAACCGCACCCGATCGGTTCCCAACTCGTCGATCGACACGCACCGCTCGGGATAGTTCCCCTCTTCGCCGTACGTGCCGTGGCACTCGGCACACACCCGATTGAACGCGGCCCTCCCCTGCTCGGCCAACCCGCGATCGATTGGCCACGGATACTTCGGCGGCTCGATCGTTTCGATCCAGGCTAGAATCTGCGCATAATCCCCTTCCCAGGCGCGGAAGTGCTCGGCCTTGTTCCGGGGAATCAGCAAGAACTGCATCAGCGCCCGGGCTGTCTTGGGCGCAAAGCCATCGATGTACATTCGCTGCTTGCGCTTCAAGTGCCACCAGGCCGGCGCGTCCATGTCGTGATGCGGCAAGCTCGGCGGAATCCGCCGTTCGACCAGCTTCAACTCCGCATCGCGATAACCCAGCAGCAGCTTGCCGAACACCACGGCATTGGTCGTCCCCACCGAGCTGCCCAGGGGAACAATCGTCAGCCCCTTGTCCATGTGTGACAGGGTTTTCCCCAGCCGCAACTTGGTCGCGCGCACGTCCTCGATGAACGATTGCAGATCCAAGTGGGCGTTCGGCAAGCCGGGAATGTACTGTCCGTTGACCGCGCCCCCGTGACAGACCAGACAGTGCATCGCCCAGCCGGTGTGGGCGGGTTGCTGATCGGCCGGCGGCACGCGCGCGTATTGAGCAAAGCTGACGGTCGCGTCCTCGGCCCGCAAAGGTTCGCTGGCGTACAAACCATAGCGCGCCAACGTCAGACGTCGCCGCTCGGCTAGCGTGGCGTTTTCGGCCGCGCGACGATCATCATCATCACTCCACGTTTGCCAAAGCTGATCGAACACTTCCTGGTCGAAGTCGCTCGGCAAATAGGCCTTGGTCGTCAGCAACCGATAGCCGGGGTGATCGCTCGCGACCGATTGCGCCTGGGCCGTCGAACATGCGCCGGCAATCGCAACCAGGCACGCCAGCCACCACACTTTCCCGCACCTCATCGCCCCTGATCTCCGCGGCCAATCCTTGATGACTCCGAAGCCTTGAGTGTATCGCGTGATCCGCGCGCTGGCAATTCAATGCTTGTGGGGGAGACGACGCGCGCCGTGGTTCGATTTGCGTAGCCCCCGGCTGTACACTAGCTAGCGACTGCGTGCCGCGGTGACCGTGGTGCGCACCCGCCCTCCTTCTCACCACCTTGTCAGGCAGTTACGCACATGAGCATCTTCGACCGCTTTCGACTCGACGGCAAACGACTGTTCATCACCGGCGGCAGCCGCGGCCTGGGGCGAGAAATGGCGCTGGCCATCGCCGACGCCGGGGCCGACGTGATCCTGGTCGGTCGCGAAGCGAGCAGCCTGGAAAAAACCGCCCTCGACATTCGCCAATTGGGCCGGCAAGCGTTCGTGCTGCAGGGGGACATCGGCCAGCCCGCCGAATGCGAAGCCATTTGCCAGCGCGCTCTCGACGAGTTCGGCCCGATTCACATCCTGATCAACAACGTCGGCGGGCGCGTGGTGCCGACGCCGACCATCGAGCTGCCGACCGAAACCTGGCTCGAGTTGATGGACCTGAACCTGACCAGCGTATTCATCTGCACCAAACTGATCGGCGGCGAAATGGTGCGGCGCGGCCAGGGGGGTCGCGTGATCAACATCGCCTCGATCTCGGGGATGATCGCCAACAAGGGGATCGGCGGACGCAGCTACGAGACCGCCAAGGCGGCAGTCATCCACTTTACCCGGGCCACCGCGGTCGATTGGGCCCCGCATCGTGTAACGGTCAACGCGATCTGTCCCGGCGGTTTCATGACCGAGCCGAACGTCCGCTGGTCCCAGGAAAAGCCCGAGGTGATCGCCGGCTTTCGCGCCGAGATCCCGCTGGGCGATTTTGGCCAGCCCGAGGATCTGGGGCCGCTGGCGGTCTATCTGGCGAGCGACGCCTCGCGCTACATGACCGGCGCGGCACTGGTAATCGACGGCGGGTATACGCTGCTGTGACGCGGCATTGCTGTCGAGCACGCGCCGATCAAATCCTCGTCCCGCGCTACGGCAACGGCAACAACTGTACGGCATCGACAATCACGTGGCCATCGGTGCCCGTCGTTTCGATCGCTAGCTTGTAAGGTGCTCCGGCAGTAAACGGCAGCACGCCGAGTTTGTGGAACCGGCCGTCGATCTCTGGGGCTTGCCGCTGGTTCACGGTGTAACGGTGTTCGCCATCATCCGCCATTACGGTCACTGGCACATTGGTGGCCCGGTTGGCGAGCGCCGTATAGCTGATGCGAACCTCGTACCGACCCGATTGCTTGATCGGCAAGGCAAAGACCAGCCGTTTCGTCCCCTTGTCGGCGTTTTCATCGTGAAGGTACCCGCTGCCAACGTAGCCTGGCACGGTTCGCCCTTCGGCCCACGTGCCGACGGATTTCGCCTTGTCGTCGTCGAGCACCATGCCCGGGAGCGACGCCGCCGACACGCCGCGATAAGGCTTGGGGCCGGTCCAATCAAGAATTTGCTGATCGGCCAGCAACCGCTCGCGCAATTTTGAATAATCAATCTGCTGGAGGTCGCAGCTTGATTCGATGGCCTGCACCGCCGCCGACGCGGCCGACTGTCCCAGCACCATAAAAACCGGCTCCATGCGGATCGAGCCATAGGCAATATGCGAGGCCGACAAGCAGACTGGCGCCAACAGGTTGCCGCACTCGCCTTGCTGGGGGACGATCGCGCGATAGCTGATGCTGTACGGGGGAAAGCCACCAACCTGCACGTCCCCTTCGTTCAGGGCGAAGCCATCGCGGACATTGCGCTGGACGTTGTGCGAGTCCATTGTATAGGCCGCCAGGCCGACCGAGTCGTCCACCGTGCGGTCACCGCGGCAGTGATGCTCGGTCATCACCAGCGCGCCGATCATGCGTCGCGCCTCGCGAACGTATAACTGGTGGGGCCAGTGGTGGTTGTCGACGAATTCGTCCTTCGACAAGCCCCATTGGTTGACCTGGTCGTGAATGCGCTGCGGCACGCGCGGATCGTTGGCCAAGAAGTAGCACCAACCTTGCTGATACTGCTCGTGCTCTTGCCAAATCCGTTCGCGCGTGGCGTAGTCGCCGTCGGGATAGTCGTAGTTCATCCCGATGTTGTCCGACGAGAAGGCTCCGTTGTTGTTCGTGTCGGTCTTGCGATTCGGCATCGGCGTGGGCGACCCCAGGCCGTCCCATTGCCCGGCCAGGATCGCCCGCAGCGCCAGTTCATAGCGCAGGGGGTCATAACCCGCCGGCTGGGGGAACGGCACGCGGTTAGGTTCGGCGTCGGTCAGGCACATGCGAAAGTTATAGGCCTGGACCCGGTGATCGCCGGTGCCATGCTCGCCCGGCCCGCCAGCCTGGACGCCCGGCAACAGACCGCTCGCCGGATCGCCTGGTTTGACGAACGGATCGACCTGTACTTTGAACTGGTGATGTTTCTGCCCCAACTGCACGCCGTTCAGCGTTTCGTCATACACCGAGTTGGCTTCGCGCCCCACGTGGTAGCGGACGCCGGCCTTGGCCATCAGATCCCCTTCGTAGCTGGCGTCGATGAACATCTTGGCGGTGAACTTCCGGCCGCTTTCCATCGTGATCGACACAATTCGATTGCCGCGTTTGGTGACGCCCGATTTCAGGTCCAGCCGCTCGCCGTGAATCACCGGCACGGCCAGTTCCTCGAGCATCTCGCGGTAAATCCGCTCGGCCACGCGAGGCTCGAACGTCCACATCGTGTCTTCGTTCAGGTCAAAGCCGCCGCGTTTGCGCGCGCCGTATTGTTTGAACGTTTCCTGCTTCCAGACCGCCGGCTGGTTGTAATAGGCGCGGATGCGGCGATAGAAATCTCGCGCCAGCCCGCCGATCGCTTTCTTGTTGCCGATGTCGGTGGCTCCCAGTCCGCCGGAAGTGAGCCCCCCCAGGTGTTTGCCCGGTTCGACGATCACGACCGACTTTCCTTGCTTGGCCACTTGAATCGCGGCCGTGATCCCGCCACTGGTGCCGCCGTAGACAAGCACGTCGTGCGCCGCAGGTTCGTCGGCGCGCACCACGCCGGCAATGGTGACCGCGATCAAGGCCCAGGCCGTAGCGCGCATGACAACTCTCCTGCAAAAAAACTCGGCAGCGAACACAGACTGCCTGCGATTGTCGTTGGAAAGTGCACTCGTGGCAAGTTAGCGGGGGCCGCAACTGACAACGGACATCAGACAACCTGTCACTTCGCCGCCAGCGCTACTTGGGCCGCGGCAAGTTCCCTCGGGTGCGGCTTAACGGCCCGGCCAGGCAACGAGGTTAGCACGACGCAAATCGTCTGGCTCGTCGGATCGGCCCACGCCAACGTGCCCGTCGAGCCCGTATGGCCAAACGTCCGCTCCGAACAGCCCGGGCTGCCGGCCGCCGCGCCGACCACAAATCCCAACCCGCGCGCCGTCTGGCCCGGTGGGTTGTGATTCATGGTCATCAGCCGCGCCGTCTCGGGACGCACGACCTTGCCTTGCTGCAAGAGAAACTCCGTCAGAAATCTGGCGACGTCCCCTGCCGAGCAATGAGTTCCCCCCCAGGGGGCGCCAAGTTTGCGCCAGTACGCGCTGTTCCAATCCCAGTCCTTGGCGCCGGGATCACCAGCGCCGGCCTCGGGGGCGGCAAACTCGGTCTGCACAGGCACCAACTGTTCCAACGCGAAGCGACCGAGCCCTTGCGCCGAGTGTTGCATCCCGAGCGGCTGGAACACGGTTCGATCGACCAGACTCAGAATATCGGTCCCGCTCAGCAACTCGGCCACGCGCGCCGCCAGCAGGATGCCCATGCTGGAGTATTGGTAGCGCGACCCTGGCGTGAATTCGAGCGGCGTGCGAATGGCCTGGGCCACGAACTCGCCCAGCGGTGCGTGCCGCCGGCGCAGCGCGTCATTATCGCGCAATTGATCGGGCAACCCCGACACGTGCGTCAACAAGTGTTGCATCGTCACCGTCTCACGCCCATCGCCCCTGAACTCCGGGATGAACTTTTTCAGCGGATCCGCCAGCTTGAACTCGTCTCGATCAAAGAATGTCATCAGCGACGTCATCGCGATCGGCTTGGAAATCGAACCCAGCAAGAACATGGCGCGCTCGCCCGCGGCTTTGCCAAACGCGCGCGTGAACGACTCGTTTCGCCGTGAAACGTGAAGCGCCGCTGCCGCCACTTGCCCCGAGGCCGTCGCGCGATTCAACACATCGACGGCATCGTCGAGCCGGGCCCGCTGCAACGCCGCCAACAACGGACTCCCCAGGGTCGAGACAACTCCGAACTTGAGCAGCGTGCGTCGATTCATGGTGCGTTCACCCTGGTGGCGTGGATGATGGGCAGGCACATTGAGGCATTTTGCCTATTACTCGGGCTTACGCAACGCGCTTGCAACCCGGTCGCGCCGACTTTCCTCTCGACGGCTTGATAATCTTTTTGCCAGATTGCAACCAACGACAACGACAGGACTCTCCCCCATATCCCAGGCGGAATCGACCGCTCGGAACGACACTCGCCGAGTTGAAACCGCTCCTCGGCCTGATGATCGCACCAGGTGTCGACGCGCCACTTCGCGGGCATATTTCTGCTTGCCGCGCTTGCCAATTGGGTCGGGCTGGACGATCATCCAAGCTCGCAGCAGTAATACCTGCTCGCCCCGCCCCACCTTCTTTGGATTGGCTTGCCTACCATGATTCGTCTCAGCGTCGCCGCCCTTGCCTTGCTTTGCGCCACGTTAACACTTCGCGCGGCCGACGCGCCGAAGCCGGTGCATCCCGACCGGCAAGCCCAGCCCGGCGTGCCGCAAGGCAAGATCACCAAGGGAGTCTTTGAAGACAGCAAGATTTTCCCCGGCACGCGGCGGGACTACAGCGTTTATGTCCCGGCTCAGTATTCGCCCGAAAAGCCGGCCAGCCTGATGGTGTTCATGGACGGCAACGGCTACGCCAAGGCGGACGGCGCGTTTCGAGTGCCGGTCGTGTTCGACAATCTGATTCATCAAGGGGCCATGCCAGTTACGATTGCCGTGTTCGTGAGCCCCGGCAACATTCCCGCCACGCAGCCCGGCGCCAAGGACCGGAGCAATCGCTCGTTTGAGTACGACTCGATGGGGGACCGCTACGCCCGGTTCTTGATCGATGAGTTCCTGCCCGTGGCGCTCAAGGACTTAAACGCCTCGACCGATCCCAAGCAGCGAGCCGTGTGCGGCATTTCGTCGGGCGGCATCTGCGCGTTTACCGTGGCCTGGGAAAAGCCCGAGCAATTCGGCAAGGTGCTCAGCCACATCGGCAGCTTCACCAACATCCGTGGCGGTTGGGCTTACCCGGGCCTGGTGCGCAGGACCAAAGCCTCGCCCAAGCCGATCAAGGTTTACCTGCAAGAAGGCAAAGACGACTTGAACAATCTGTTCGGCAACTGGCCGCTGGCCAATCAGGATCTGGCCGCGGCCTTGCGCTTCGCTGGTTACCAGCATCAACTGGTGATGACCGATGGCGGGCACAGCGGCCAGTTTGGCGGCGAAGCGTTGCCCGACGCGCTCCGCTGGTTGTGGGGAACCCAGGAGATGCCTGCGCCAGTTGCAGCGAATCCCGACGCGAACAAAGCTGCTACCAACTGGCAGCCACACCCCGACGCGGTGCCGCGCGACGACGTGCCCCACGGCACGGTCGAGAAGATGGCGACCTGGGAATCGAAGATTTTCCCTGGCACGACGCGCGACTGGGCCGTCTACGTCCCGGCCCAATACAACAAGGAAACACCCGCCGCGCTGATGGTGTTCCAGGACGGCCACAGCTACCTGGACGTCAAGGGTCGCTGGCGCGTGCCGGTGGTGTTTGACAATTTGATTGCGCGCGGCAACATGCCGCCGACCATCGCCGTGTTTATTAACCCCGGGCACGAGGTCTCGAAAGCGAAGCCAAACAGCCCGTGGCGCTCGTCGAACCGCAGTTACGAGTACGACAACCTGGGGGACCGCTACGCCCGGTTCCTGCTCGAAGAGATTCTGCCCGAGGTCGAAAAGCGCTACAACGTGACCAAGAATCCCGAGTTGCGCGCCATCGGCGGCGCGAGCTCAGGGGGCATCTGCGCGTTTACCGTGGCTTGGGAACATCCCGATTCGTTCCGCAAGGTGCTGTCGACCGTCGGCAGCTTCACGAATCTGCGCGGCGGCAATGTCTACCCATCGTTGGTGCGCAAGACCGAACCCAAGCCGTTGCGAGTTTACCTGGCCGATACCAGCGGCGACGTCGACAACCAGTTCGGTAGCTGGCCCTGGTCGAATCAATTGATGAACTCCGCGCTGAGCTACATGGGCTATGACGTTCGCTTTGATTGGGCCGAGGGGTACGCGCACAACTCCGATCACGGCGGCGCGTTGTTTCCCGAAGCGCTGAAATGGCTGTGGCGCAAGGAGCGATACGCGCCCGAGATTGATACCAAGGGTGACCTGCGCGGCGACATGACGCTGTTGAAGCTGCTGATCCCTGGCGAAGAGTGGCGGCCGGTGGCCGAGAACCTGGGCTTTGCCGACGCACCGTGTACCGACACCGAGGGGAACTTCTACTTCTCCGACATGAAGGCCCCGGCCGTTTACAAGTTGAACGTGGCTAAGGGTTCGCGGATCGAGCTGGTCAAGGAAGCGGTCAGCGGGTTGGAGTTCGGACCCGATGGCTTGCTGTATGGCTGTCAGGGAGCGAAGAGCCGCGTGATCTCGATCGATCCCAAAAGCGGTGCGGTCAAGGTATTGGCCGAAAATGTCGCGCCGAACGATTTGGCCGTCACCGCCGATGGTTTCGTATTGATCACCGAGACCAAGCACAGTCGCGTCACGCGCATCGACACTCGTACCGGCGAGGTGGCCGTAGCGGCGTCGGGAATTACCCGTCCCAATGGCATCGCTCTGTCGGGTGACGGCGGGACGTTGGCCGTCTCGGACTCGGGGGGCGAAAACGTCTGGACCTTCCGCGTGAATGCCGGCGGCGTGCTCGACGCGCAAATGCCCTCGATGACCATGCGCCTGCTGATCGATCCCAAGGGCGAGTTCAAGTTCAACGAGCCGCCCCCGTACCAGGCCGCGTCGCGCGGCGACGGAATGGCCGTTGACAAGTCAGGGCGCTACTACGTCACGTCGGCGGCCGGCGTGCAGGTGTTCGACCCGACCGGTCGCCAGTGTGGCGTGCTGCCCAAGCCGATCGAGTCGCAGCCGTTGACGAGTTGTGTCCTGGCCGGCGCGGGACACGAATACCTTTACGTCACCAACGGCAACACCATCTTCCGCCGCAAACTGAAGGTAGAGTAGCGGGCCAGGCTCGCAAAGTTAAGCTGACCAGCGGCACGTAGAAGGCGCAACAACTTGGCTCGACAAATGGCAATACTCCGGCTTGGCGGTTTGATCCTGACAATCGTGCTGGCCGCATGGAACGGTACAACCTGCGCCGCTGAGAACCTGTTGCTGAACAGCCAGTTCTCGTTCCATGCGTTCGACAGCTCGCGCACCGGGACGCCGGGCACGTATCGCAGCGGGTCGGTCCCCTGCTGGAACACCGACGCTTATGGCGACGTGGAAGTCTGGCGTTCGACGCGCGCTCCCCAACTGCGCCCGCCGCGCCCGACCGATGGCGTGGTCAAGTTGCGGCCTGGCAAACGATTCTCGCAGTTCATGCTGCTGTGCGAGGTCGGCCTCGACCACGGCGACCAGGTCAGCTTGCAAGTCTTTGGCCGACAGTCGCGCCCCGGTGCTTTGCAAGCGGCTGTGCATTGTCTGCGGCTCGACAACCAGCCGGGCACCTTCAGCAATCCGCCCGACGCCCGGGTGTTTCCCAAGCATTCGCGCGGCGAGTTGGTGCGCGGGCCCAGCTACACCTCCGGCGCCAACGCCGCCGGCGATGTCGTCGTCAAAGTCGAAAGGGCCACAATCGTCGGCAAGTTCACCGAAAGCGCCGACGCGTCGAATGACGAGCCCAACACCATCGGCTTGCTCATCGAGTTCACCAATACCTCAACCGACGATGTCTGGTTCTACAGCCCCACGCTGTGCCGTGGCCCGAAGGCGCAAGGCAATCTTGCCGACGCGCGGGCGACGCCCGAGCTGTACCGAAGCATTCCGCGCACCATGCAAAAGCTGTGGCGCGGCGAACCGTTGCACATCATCGTCATGGGAAGCAGCATCGATCGCGGCAGCGCCAACCCGCGGCTGGTCCTCTATGACGAGGATCCTCAGTCGTCAACATTCAAGCAAGCGCTGACCGGCAGCGACTTCGACGGCGAGAAGATTGGACGCCCCGAGTGGAACGACTACATCGGCTGGTGGCAGCATCACTTCATGTATGGCGGCCGGCTGCGTCAACTGCTGATGCAGAAGTTCGATTATCCGATCGACAAACTGTTGCTAAACACGATGGCCTGTGACGGTTCCTCGGTCGGAGAGTCCCACTCGGGACTAGCCGAGTATGCCGAACTCCGCGTTCGGCCAAACCCAGCGGCCAATGGCCACCGCGAAGGAAAGTCCTGGCGCGAGCTGTATCCCACGGTGTTTGCTCGTGCGGAAGGCGCGCGCCCCGACCTGGTCGTCTTTGGCAGCGGGGCCAACGAGCACATCGACGGCCCGGACGAGGTGGCGGTCTTCGAGGGAGCGATTCGCTGGTTCCAGCGGCATTACCCCGAGACGGAGTTCGTCTTCTGCATGTGGCAGAACCGCGAGGCGTATTCTCCCAACCCACCCCATCTCGACGAGTTGGCCCTGCGTTACCAGATTCCCCTGGTTGATCTAGGTCGCACGCTCAGTCTGACCACGCGGCATTGCAACAGCTATGCCCTCTGTCCCAAAGACGGCCACCCGCAGGCGGCCGGGCACTACTTGTGGGCCAAGCAATTGGAACAAGTGTTCGACGCGCCGGGACCAATTCGCTCGGGCCTGGCCCAACTTCAACTCCCCGAACGGATCAGCCCGCAATCGATCAGCTGGGAAGCCGAGATGACGACCTACGACGCGGGGCACTCGCGCCTGCGCGGCAAGACCGCGGTGATCCTCGACGATACCGTGGTCAATCTGTGGGCCAAGACAAAGAGCGAATTGGTGACGATCGTGGTGGATGGCGCCACCATGCCCAATCAGCGCCGGCCCTCTCCGCGCCGCGACACGCGCAACTCGACCGTGGCGCTGGGGCGTTTGACGCTCGGAGACCGACACATTGTCGAAGTGACTGGCGATGGTGTTGAGCTGGTGGCGGTCGATATGAAGACCGCACTCAATCGACGCTGGTATGGCGTGGAAAATCCGCTGTGGAGCGGCCAGTCCGCGTTGCAACCGCAAGCGAGCGGCGCCAGCGCGAGTAAAGCAGCCGAACCGTTCACATCGAGTTGGGGCGCCCCCTTCGGCAACCAGCAACGCATGCTGAAGCCCGGTGAATCAATAGAGATCATTGCCCCTGCCACGGACTTATCAGTGGCCTTTGCCGACGACCCAGCGGGGGGCGAACTGCTGATCACGGTTGACGAAGCCGACGCTTTGAAGCTGGCGACCAATCAGCCGTTTGTCATGGCCAACGGCGAAAAAGTATTTGGCGAAAACCGTCGCGGCATTCGCGGCTTGCCCTACGGCCTGCACCTGGTGCGCGTGACGGCTCAAGGGGACAACGTGCGGCTGTTGGGGTTGTTCGCCTATGACACGCGCGCCAATCGAAACCACGAGCGCGTGCTGCGCGGCTATGCCTCGCCCGGCGAGCGAATTGATTTCGCCACGCCGTTCAAGGCGCGCCCCTTGGTCTTTACGACCGGCGGGCTGAATGTCGAGCGAGTGACTGAGATTCGGCCCGAAAGGGTCACGTTTGGCGGCTCGGCGGCCGGTGGCTACGAGATCATCGGCGAATGATCCTGGCCGGGGTGCGTGTGCCTCTCAGCGCATTCTCAAGGGCGAGAGCGGGCGAAATCGACCATCGTGGCGCGCGATTCCGCCAGGAAAGCTCGGGTTTTGTGCTGTCGACGGGCTTTTTGTATTGAAGTGCCGGCCGGGCGTTTTCACAATAGACTGATTAGCCCGCCCCGCGTATCGCCTCTCGCCCCTTGCCGGCCGGCCTTGCCCCGCGTCGGTCTCAGCGTGCTATGAAATCTGTCCTTCATATTGCGATCATTTTGTCGGCACTGAGTGCGCTGGCGCCTCGCGCCGCTGCCGAGCCGCGTCCCGTCGATTACAGCCGCGATGTGCAGCCGCTCTTGGCCGAGCACTGCTTCCATTGCCACGGCCGCGACGAGGGTTCACGCGAGGGGGGCCTGCGACTCGATGTCCGCGAGCTCGCTCTGCAAGGGGGCGATTCCGAGAAGCCCGCCATTGTGCCGGGGCATCCCGAGCGGAGCGAGTTGCTGGCCCGCATCACGTCGCCAGACGCCGACGAAGTGATGCCGCCGCGCAAGCAGAACCACCCGGTCAAGGCCGCCGATGTCGGGTTGCTGCGCCGTTGGATCGCCGACGGAGCGCCCTATGGTCAGCACTGGGCGTTCGTCGCGCCGGTCAAAGCGCCCCTCCCCAAAGGATCAAAGCAACCGGTCGATGCGTTCATCGGCGGTCGATTAAAGGCCGCCGGCCTGAAGATGTCGGAGCCAGCACCGGCGACGACGCTCTGTCGCCGTTTGTACCTGGACCTGATCGGCTTGCCGCCAGCGCCGGCCGAAGTTGACAAGTTCGTGGCCCAGGCCACCAGCCAGGGGACGCCGGCCGCGGCGAGCGCACTGGCCGAGCAATTGATGAACGACCGCCGCTTTGGCGAGAAGTGGGCGCGGCTGTGGCTTGACGTGGCCCGCTTTGCCGACAGCAACGGCTACGAGAAGGACTTGCCGCGCGAGCAATGGATTTGGCGCGATTGGGTGATCAACGCGCTGAACGCCGACATGCCCTACAACCAGTTCCTCGTCGAGCAAGTGGCCGGTGACTTGCTGCCCCATCGGACGCCCGAGCAGTTGATCGCCACCGGCTTTTTGCGCAACGGGATGGTGAACGAGGAAGGGGCGATTGTGCCCGAGCAGTTCCGCATGGAAGGGATGTTCGATCGGCTCGACGTCATCGGCACCGGCATTCTGGGCATGTCGCTCAAGTGCGCCCAGTGCCACTCACACAAGTTCGACCCGATCTCTCACGCCGAGTACTACCAGACGTTCGCGTTTCTGAACAACACCTACGAAGCCCAGTCGTGGATTTACAACGAAGCGCAGCAACGCGAGATCGACGACCTGCTGGCCAGGATATTCCTGCTCGAAGCCCGGCTCAAGGAAGAACATCACGACTGGCGCGAGCGCTTCAATGCCTGGCTGGCCGTCGAGGCTAAAGCTCAGAGTGCCGTTCCCTGGATCTTCGTCGAAGCGGACGATCTGCATTCATCGTCCGAGTTGAACCATCCGACCATGCTGGCCGACAAGTCGATCACCGTGCTGGGGCACCGGACGATTCATGGCGACGTGCATATGTTCGCCGAGCCCAAGGTCACCGGCGTGACGGGCATTCGCGTGGAAATCTTGAAGTATGGCGACTTGCCGTTCGGCGGGCCGGGACGCAGCTTCAAGGGAACCTGGGCATTGACCGAACTGGTGGTCGAGGCCAAGCAACACGGCACCGACAAATGGGAACGCCTGAAGCTGAAAAACGTCACGGCTGACTTCGCCGAGCCGGAAGGCAAAATGGAGCCCGAGTGGGAGAACGCTTCGCGCGATAAAGACCACAAGCGAACCCGCGGTCCCGCCAAGTTCCTGGCCGACGGCGACGAACAGACCGCCTGGCGCGCCGACCGTGGTCCCGGCCGCCGCAACAGCGAGTCGGTCGCGGTCGCCCAATTCGAATCGCCCGTCACACTGCCCGAGGGGACACGGCTCAAGGTCGCGCTGGTCACCAATCACGGCGGCGACGACAACGGCCCCAAGAACACGCAGATTGGCCGCTTCCGCGTCTCGTTGACCACGGCCCCCGACCCCAAGGTGAACGGCACACCCTACGCCGCCGTGTTGGCGCTACAAACACCCGCCGAGCGCCGCACCGCCGCGCAGAACTCGGCGTTGTTTGCCGCCTGGCGCGCGACGGTGCCGGCGTACAAAACCATCAACGACGAAATCGACTCGCTCTGGAAAAAGTATCCCGAGGCGATGACATCGGTCCTCCATCTGGCCGAGCGGAGCGGCGACGATGCACGCGACACGTTCCTGCTCGATCGCGGCGGCTGGGACAGGCCCAAGGCCAAGGTCCAGCCGGGCGTGATTGCCGCGTTCCATCCGCTGCCGACCGACGCCCCTCAGGATCGGCTGACGTTCGCCCGCTGGCTGGCCGATCGTCGCTCGCCGTTGACCGCGCGCGTGGCGGTGAACCGAATTTGGCAAGCAATATTCGGCCTGGGCCTGCAAGAAACGGCCGAGGACTTTGGCACACGTGGCAGCGAGCCGACCCATCCCGAGTTGCTCGACTGGCTGGCGGTCGACTTTATGCAACACCGCTGGAGCCAGAAGCACGTCATTCGCCAGATCGTCAACTCGGCGGCTTATCAGCAATCGTCGCGCGTCACGCCCGAGTTGCTCGAAAAGGATTCTCGCAATCGC
This region of Planctomycetota bacterium genomic DNA includes:
- a CDS encoding c-type cytochrome; the protein is MRCGKVWWLACLVAIAGACSTAQAQSVASDHPGYRLLTTKAYLPSDFDQEVFDQLWQTWSDDDDRRAAENATLAERRRLTLARYGLYASEPLRAEDATVSFAQYARVPPADQQPAHTGWAMHCLVCHGGAVNGQYIPGLPNAHLDLQSFIEDVRATKLRLGKTLSHMDKGLTIVPLGSSVGTTNAVVFGKLLLGYRDAELKLVERRIPPSLPHHDMDAPAWWHLKRKQRMYIDGFAPKTARALMQFLLIPRNKAEHFRAWEGDYAQILAWIETIEPPKYPWPIDRGLAEQGRAAFNRVCAECHGTYGEEGNYPERCVSIDELGTDRVRFDALAGEGRQRYSESWFAQDAKVTTVVKPIGYVAPPLDGVWATAPYFHNGSVPTLWHVLRADQRPAVWKRSPTEYDQERVGLKVVEAGELPDAESSPPSRRRRWYNTEDLGKSAAGHRFPDALTEAEKRAVLEYLKTL
- a CDS encoding SDR family oxidoreductase, which encodes MSIFDRFRLDGKRLFITGGSRGLGREMALAIADAGADVILVGREASSLEKTALDIRQLGRQAFVLQGDIGQPAECEAICQRALDEFGPIHILINNVGGRVVPTPTIELPTETWLELMDLNLTSVFICTKLIGGEMVRRGQGGRVINIASISGMIANKGIGGRSYETAKAAVIHFTRATAVDWAPHRVTVNAICPGGFMTEPNVRWSQEKPEVIAGFRAEIPLGDFGQPEDLGPLAVYLASDASRYMTGAALVIDGGYTLL
- a CDS encoding FAD-dependent oxidoreductase is translated as MRATAWALIAVTIAGVVRADEPAAHDVLVYGGTSGGITAAIQVAKQGKSVVIVEPGKHLGGLTSGGLGATDIGNKKAIGGLARDFYRRIRAYYNQPAVWKQETFKQYGARKRGGFDLNEDTMWTFEPRVAERIYREMLEELAVPVIHGERLDLKSGVTKRGNRIVSITMESGRKFTAKMFIDASYEGDLMAKAGVRYHVGREANSVYDETLNGVQLGQKHHQFKVQVDPFVKPGDPASGLLPGVQAGGPGEHGTGDHRVQAYNFRMCLTDAEPNRVPFPQPAGYDPLRYELALRAILAGQWDGLGSPTPMPNRKTDTNNNGAFSSDNIGMNYDYPDGDYATRERIWQEHEQYQQGWCYFLANDPRVPQRIHDQVNQWGLSKDEFVDNHHWPHQLYVREARRMIGALVMTEHHCRGDRTVDDSVGLAAYTMDSHNVQRNVRDGFALNEGDVQVGGFPPYSISYRAIVPQQGECGNLLAPVCLSASHIAYGSIRMEPVFMVLGQSAASAAVQAIESSCDLQQIDYSKLRERLLADQQILDWTGPKPYRGVSAASLPGMVLDDDKAKSVGTWAEGRTVPGYVGSGYLHDENADKGTKRLVFALPIKQSGRYEVRISYTALANRATNVPVTVMADDGEHRYTVNQRQAPEIDGRFHKLGVLPFTAGAPYKLAIETTGTDGHVIVDAVQLLPLP
- a CDS encoding beta-lactamase family protein; protein product: MNRRTLLKFGVVSTLGSPLLAALQRARLDDAVDVLNRATASGQVAAAALHVSRRNESFTRAFGKAAGERAMFLLGSISKPIAMTSLMTFFDRDEFKLADPLKKFIPEFRGDGRETVTMQHLLTHVSGLPDQLRDNDALRRRHAPLGEFVAQAIRTPLEFTPGSRYQYSSMGILLAARVAELLSGTDILSLVDRTVFQPLGMQHSAQGLGRFALEQLVPVQTEFAAPEAGAGDPGAKDWDWNSAYWRKLGAPWGGTHCSAGDVARFLTEFLLQQGKVVRPETARLMTMNHNPPGQTARGLGFVVGAAAGSPGCSERTFGHTGSTGTLAWADPTSQTICVVLTSLPGRAVKPHPRELAAAQVALAAK